Within the Borrelia miyamotoi genome, the region GGTGCGAGGTGCTTTAGAGATCGTTAAGAGTAAGTGTACAGACTTGCTTATTGATGGAGAACTGCAGCTTGATGCAGCTTTGATGAAAAGTATTGCTGAGAAAAAGTGTAATGATTCCTTAGTTGCAGGTGCTGCCAATATATTAATTTTTCCTAGTTTAGAATCTGGTAATATTGGTTATAAGCTTGTTGAGAGATTGGCTTTTGCTAAGGCCTATGGCCCTTTCTTGCAAGGATTGCAAAATCCTATTAGTGATCTCTCAAGAGGTTGTTCTGTGGATGATATCGTATTAACAAGTGCTTTGATGATCAGTAGTTAGTTTGTTTGAAATTATGATGAATTCTTTGACAGAGATCTCTTCAGGTCTTTTATCTAAAAATTTTTTTAAGAAATCGTTTTGAAGAATGCTTTTATCTTTGACAAAGTTAATGATTGTATTTTTAAGTTTTTTTCTGCGACTTGTAAATACTGTTCTAATTAATTTATTAAATGCTTTAAAGTCTTTAATGTCTCCTTTGCAGGGAATTAATTTGAGAGTTGTTGATTGTACTTTGGGTATTGGATAAAAATTTTTTTTATCTATATCCATTATTTTAATTACATTAAAGTGTGATTGGACTAGCACTGTGAATGATGAATAGTTTTTATTCCCCTTTTTTGCAAGCATTCTGTTTGCTAGTTCTTTTTGTACTGTAAATACCATGTGTTTTAGGATTTCATCTTCAATAAGCACTGATATTACTTTTGATGCGATATTATAAGGTAAATTTGAAAATATTTTGTTAATATTTTGTTCTTCTCGTTTATATGTCTTTAAAAAATTACCTTCGGTGAGCTTAAAATTTTTAAATTTTCCAAATTGTTCATTTAAAATTTCTGAGTATTTAGGATCAATTTCAAAAGCTGTTAGGAAATTTGTTTTTTTTAGTAAGATAGTTGTCATAGCTCCCAGACCTGGCCCTATTTCCCAAATTTTTTCATTTTTTTTTATTTCCAGTGAGTCTACTATTTTTTCTCTTATTTGCTCGTTAATGAGGTAATTCTGTCCCCATATTTTTCTTGGAGCTATATTTTTGCTTTTAAGGGCAAGCTTAATGCTGTTTATGCTGTTATAGTTTATGTTCATAGATAGTAAAATAATAGCATATTGCTATATTGGGTGCTTTAGACTTTTATTTCAGTATCTCTTTCTTGTTCTAATTTGTAGATTATGTAAAATATCGTTAAAATACTTAAGACTAAAAATATTCCTATGTTGTGATTTTGAATTACTGGAAATTTGCTAAAGAGAATAGCTGTGCCTTTTATTGTCTTGAATATATAGATGTTTATTAGATCAAAGAATAAAAACAGATGTGTGTTTATTGCATAGGCTCCTAAACTTAGTATTTTTATTATTAAAAATACTAGTATGAGAGGAGTAACTATTAGGTTTGATATTATTGAAATTGGTTGAAGATTAAGATTATTAGTGTAAAGAATGGGAGCTGTTGTAATCTGAATCAGAAAGATTGTAAAAATTGAAGAGATAAGTGCGTTTAAATTATATCTTTTCTTAATTTCAAGAGAGATTGATATTCCAAGTACTGCAAGATAAGACAATTTGAAGCCTACTGAGTTTAGTGTGTGTGGTAAGAAGATGGAATTTATTATAAAGCTAATTGATAATGTGCTAAGCAAATTAATTTTTCCGTATGTCAATTTGTAGATTATGAGTGTTTCTATCATTATGAATGCCCTTAGTGCAGATGGTGAAAAGCCAGTTAATATTAGATAATTGAATAGTATTGTGCTTAGAATGAAGTATTTTAGTTTTTCATTTTTGATTTTATAGAGTAAGTGATAAAATATGATATAAGTTAGGTAAAAATGCAAACCAGATACAACTAATATGTGTGATATGCCTGCTTTTTGAAATAAGTTATTTTCATATTTTGTTATTCCCAATTTATTATTTGTTAGAACTGCTTTGGAAAAGTGAGAATATTTGGTACTGGTTGTGTTTAAAAATCGATTTATTTTTTTATTGTATTTCGCTTTTAGCTTTACTAATAGTGGTCTTTTGATAAGTTGGATTTTATTATTTTGAATTTTGATGATATCTCCGATTTGATACTTGTCTTCAATATTTTTAAATGTAAGTTTGTATTTTTGACCAAATCCGTCTATTGATTCAATCCTAGTGTTTGAATATTTTTCAAGATATGTAATATTTGTTATTTGATAAAAATCATTCTTAAGTCTTTTGAAATTGAGGCTAATTTCAAATACGATTAGGAGACCTGTACTAATTATGAATGTGAGTGTCAGATGAGCATTTTTTTTGATTATGAATACTAATATTAAGATTAAATTTAAATAAATTGAATTTAATCTTAAATAATATCTTGTTAATAGGTTTAATGAACTTATGATAAACAATAAAATCATTAGTAGTCTCTTTTTAAGAAATATATTTTAATATATTAATTTATTTTTAAAATATATTAAGATTATATTAATTCATTTTTAAATTAGTTATTATAAAGTTTGACAATATGATATTTATATATCTATAATTTATTATGATATTATTAAACAATGGTAAATATCCTGTAAAATATGTTTTTTTAGAACTTTTCTTGGTTTATTTTATAGTTACTCGCTTGCTTTCTATTTATGGACTAAATGTTGATCTTTGGAACTTTAGTGAAAACCATTATTATTACTGGATATATAGCACCTTTTTAATTCTTTTCATTTTACATTTTTCTAGATTAACAAGTTCTTACAATTTTAGAGATGAATTTTTTATTCCTGAATTTAGGCCCATTTTTGTTTGGCAATCATTTTTAATTTTTATTGGGATTATGATTTGTATTTTTTTTCCATTAATTATTTTATATTTTTTTCTTTTTTATTTTCTTCCAGAATCATTTCAATTCTGGGTTAATGCATCTGGGCCTAGTTTTGTGTGGAGTATAAGTAATAAGCAAGCACTTTTTTTAATGGTTATTACTTCCCTTTTTACAGGAGGAGTTGAAGAATTATTTTTCAGAGCTTTTATTATTACCAAACTTAAACAGGCAGGAGTTGCTTCATTAATAGCATCTTTTATTAGTAGTGTTATTTTTGGTTATGGACATTTTTATTATGGATTTATTGGGTTTGTATTTGCATTCATTTTTGGGGGGATTTTGTCTTATATATACTTAATTTATAAGAATATATATTATTCAATTTTTTTTCATAGTTTTTATAATATTTTTGTTAGTTTTTTGCTCTTTTTATTAAATTAGTTAAGGAGGATTTTATGGTAGATACTATACCTAAGCGTTTTAATGAAGTTGTTAGACTTTATGGGGATCTTGATATTTTTATTTATAAAGAAAATGAATCTATAGATTTTAAGAAACAGACATATTCTAGTTTTTGGAATGAAGTTAGGAGTATTGGATCTGGGCTTTTACATTATGGAATTAAAAAAGGAGATAAAATAACTCTTATTTCTGATTCAAGAAGAGAGTGGTTAATTATTGATATAGCTGTTATGAGCTTGGGAGGTATTGATGTTCCAAAGGGTAATGATTCATCTGAAGATGAGTTAGCCTATATTATTAATCATTCTGAGTCTAGTTTTGTTTTTGTGGAAAATGATAAACAGCTTCAAAAAATTATTGCTAAGAAACATGATCTTAAATTTGTTAAATATGTTGTTGTGATTAATGATAACAGACTTTATGAGGATAAGTTAGAAAATATGAAAATAATATCTTATAAAAAATTATTGAGTGTGGGTGATGATTTTTTAAAAGATAATCCTAGCATGTTTGATTCTGAGCTTGAAAAGGTTTCTGATAAAGATATTGCAACTATAATATATACTTCAGGAACAACAGGATTGCCAAAAGGTGTTGTATTGCGTCATGAATCTTTTATTTTTCAACTAGATAGGATTTATGATTATTTGCCAATACTTTTACCAGGAAAGATAATGATTTCTGTTCTTCCTCTTTGGCATTCGTTTGAGAGAATTTGTGAATATATAGTTGCTCTTCATGGTATATCAGTTGCTTATTCAAAGCCTATTGGACCCATTTTACTTAAAGATTTTGCAATTTTAAACCCTCATTCGATTATTTCTGTTCCAAGGATTTGGGAGGGAATAAGGCTTGCTATTATTAAAAAGGTATCGGAGTCTTTTTTCAAGAGAGTTTTATTTAATTTTTTTTTAAAAACGGGAATTTTTTATGTAAAGCTTAAGGAGAGATTTTTGGGGCTTGTTCCTGTTTATAAGAAGCCAAATTTTTTGATTGCATTTTTTATGAAATTTATTTATCTTGCTGGATTGATTTTAATGTTTCCTTTTAAATTATTAGGATATGTTTTAGTCTTTAGAAAAATAAATAAGGCACTTGGAAAAAGGTTTGAATTTGGTATTTCTGGTGGGGGAGCTTTATTAGAGTATGTTGATTATTTTTTTAAGGCTGTAGGTATTTTGGTTCTTGAGGGTTATGGTCTTACAGAAACAGGTCCCGTTTTAAGCGTGAGACGTCTTAAGCATCCTGTTACAAAAACTGTTGGACCTTTATTTCCGGATATTGAATATAGGATAGTTGATAGTGATGGGAATGATTTATCCTATGGTGAGAAGGGCGAACTTTGGGTAAGATCTCCTCAGATTATGAGTGGTTATTTTAAAGATGAAGCGAAAACAGATGAAGTTTTAACAAAAGATGGGTGGCTTAAGACAGGTGATTTAGTTTATGCAACGATTAACGATGAAATTTCAGTTGTTGGAAGAAGTAAAGATACAATTGTTTTAAAAAGTGGAGAGAATATTGAGCCTGAGCCTATTGAGCGGGCTTTATCAAAGTCTTTGTTTATTGATAATGTTATGGTTATAGGTCAAGATCAGAAGTTTTTGGGAGCTATTATTGTACCTAATTTTGAACATCTTGGAAAGTGGGCCAAGACCAATGGAATACTATTTGCTTCTCATGATGATTTATTATCTAATAAATCTGTTAATAATCTTTATTCTAAATGTGTTTCAGATATAGTTAACTCTAAATCTGGATTTAAGAATTTTGAAAAAATCGTTGGATTTATTTTGTCAAAAGATGCTTTTGTTGTTGGTGAAGAGCTTACAAATACTCTTAAGCTTAAAAGGTATTACATATATAAGAAATATCATAATAAGATAATGACATTGTTTAATAAAGACAATGTTTAAATAAGGATGAAAGGATGACTTTGAACTATTGCGATATGCTCTTGAAAGATTCAAATTTACATCTTTTGCATGTAGGGAATGTTGAGTAAATTCATGCAGTTTTTTATTGTTTGTAGAGCGGCTTTTGATAAATCAATTCTTGCATTCGTGAGTTCAATGTTATTCCTGTCTATTATTTTTGTGTCTTGATAGTATGTGTTGAAGCTTTTTGCAAGTAAGTAAGAATAGTTGGCTATTACTGAAGGATTAAGGTCCTTTGAGGCTTTGATTATGTGTTCTTCAAGTTCAGAGATAATCTTAATTATTTCCCATTCTTTTTCATTTTCTAAGACATCAAAATTAATATTTTTAGAGGGCAAGTTTAATTCTTTGTATTTTTCAAGGATACTATTAATCCTTGCTCCTACATATTGAATGTAGGGACCTGAGTTTCCAATAAATGATAAACTTTCTTCTTTATTAAATAATACATCTTTATGTATTGCTATTTTTAATAGATAGTAATGAATAGCTCCTAATGATATGTTTAATGCGGTATTTTGATAGTTTTGCTTATCTAAATACTTTTTCTTTTTTATCTCTGACATAGTTAATTCAATTAGATCATGAATTAGATTATCAGCATCAATTATCTTGCCTTCTCTTGATTTCATTTTGCCTTCAGGTAAATTTACCATGCCATATGACAAATGCATGAGATTGCTTTCTTTTGTAATACCTAATTTATCTGCAATTAGAAACAAATTTTTAAAATGGTGAATTTGTTCATTTCCAACTACATAAATCATCTCATCGAAATTAAATTCATTTTTTCTAACTACTATATTTCCTAAATCTTGGGTTAAATAAATAGATGTTCCGTTGGCTCTTAATAGTACTTTCTGTTTGAATTTTTGTTCGGTTATTTCATTTTTTTCTGTAGGTATATCTATACATATTGCTCCATCTTTTCTTTTATAGCATAAACCGTTCTCTAATCCTTTAAGTACAATTTTTCGTCCAATCTTAAATATTTCACTTTCAAGATAAGTTTTATCGAATGTAATATTTGTAAGTGTATAAGTTTCATTGATTCCTTCAATTGCCCATTTATTTAGTTTTTGCCAAAGTTGGATGGTGTTTTCATCTTTTGCTTCCCATTTACATAGTAATTGTTGTATTTCTTCTTCTGCTACTATTTTATTATCTTTGGCATATTCATTGTATTTTACATAGAAATCACCGATTAAATGATCTCCTTTTTTAAGGGAAAGTTCAGGAGTTGTGTTATTGCCAAATTTTTTGTAAGCTAGCATGGACTTGCAGATATGTGTACCTCTATCGTTTATCATATTTATTTTTGTTACCTGTCCACCAGCAGCTTTTAGTATTCTTGATAAGCTTTCTCCAATAATGTTATTTCTAAGGTGTCCTATATGCAATGGTTTGTTTGTATTTGGTGATGAGAATTCTATTATTATTTTTTTGTTTTGGAGTGCATTGCTTATTCCATATTTTTCTTGCTGTTCATTAACTTTTTTGATTGTATTTTTGATATATTCTGTTCTGTTAAATTTTATATTTAAATAAGGTCCCATTGACTTGGTTTCATATTTATTTCCAAGCTGTTTGATTATCTCTTCAGTAATCACAGATATATTAAGTCCTAAGATTTTACTAAATTCGAATGTTAATATTGATAAATCTCCCAGTTCACTTTTTGGAGGTTTTTGCATTATTATATTTATTTTTTCTAATTGAATTTTTTGTTTAAGTGCAAGATCCTTTATTGTTTTGCTAATTTTATCTTCTAAATCTTTTTTTATTTCACTAATCATTCTTTTTTCCTTTTATGCTTATTAATATATTAATCAATAGGAATATTAAAGATGCTACTAGAAAAACATTTGAACTATAAGCTGGGGTTTTTATTATATCGCTATCTTTAATTATTAATAGTTTAAGATTAAAAAATTGTAATCCACCAGTATTAAGTATTTCTCTAAAGAGTGAAATTGTTGTGCTTAGTGATATGAATGTTATTATTGGTAATTTGGAGTATTGAAAGATGTTTGATTGATCTTGTAAGTTCTTAAAAGGTTCGTTTTTATGAAATGATACTATTATAACTATTAAAATAGGAATTGAGAATCGTAGATTTTCATAAAGGATAGGCGTTACATAATACATAAATAGGTAAGTTAAGCTAACAAATATTCCTATTATGAACAAGTAAATTATTAATATTTGATTTTTTAATTTTATTTGTTTAGTGATTATTGCTGGAAGTAAAATGCACAATGAAATCCAAATTGATATTATAGCTCCTTCTAAAAAATTTTTTGTATAAGCAAAAATTGGAAAGAGCATTAAGGATGTTTTTAAATACTTATCTGTGACATAAAATGTTGTATTCTGCATAAGATTTACCTTGAGTTATTTTGTTTTAAACTGATTGGTATTTGTGTTAATCTCTGTAATGTGATTTGAGTTTGTTGTTCCAAAAGCTTTTATGCTTTCAACTGTTTCGATTAGTTTTTTGATTTCTTCTTTTAGTCCCTTCATTGAATTTGAAACTGTGATGTTAATTTCTTCTAGGAAAGAAACTGTATTTATTATTTTTTTGTTACCTCTAAATATTTCATTTGAACCTATTTTTACTTCATATGTTATTTCTCTCATTGTGTTTAAAGCCTTTAAAATTTCTTGGCTTCCAATTGATTGTTCTTGCATGGTGTGATTTATTTCTTCTATGATTTGAACTACAAGGTTGATTGAGTTAAATATTTGATTGAAAGCTTTGTTTGTTAATTCTGATGTTTTTACTGTTTGATTTATTGAGTCCATTATTTCATTTATTGCTGTTGCAACTGATTCTGACTGTGAAGTAGCTTGTTCTGCAAGATCCTTAATTTCTTCTGCAACGATTGCAAAACCCTTTCCAGCTTCACCAGCATGAGATGCCTCAATAGCAGCGTTCATTGAGAGTAAATTGGTTTGACTAGCAATGGATGATATTAATGCATTAGCTTCTTGCAGTCTTGTTGAATTTTTATAAATTTCTTTAATTTGCATGATAATTTCTTTTTGTTTTTTTCTACCATCATCAGAAAATATTTTAAGCTCTTCTGTGCTTTTTGCAGCTTTTTGTGTTATCTCTGTTACTGATTGTATGCTTCCGATCATTTCTTCAATGGCGGAGGATGATTCTTCAACGCTTGAGGCTTGAGTTTCAATTGAATTGTCAAGTGATGCAATATTTTTAGATAAATTTTCTATTGTATTTGTTGTATTTGAAATAAACTCAACTTGCTTTTCTATTTCTTCTTGTGTCTTTTCTATATATTTATTTGAGTTTGTTATTGTATTATAAGCTTTGTTTATTTCATTAAAGAGTATATCTCCATTGTCTTTTAATAGTTTTACTCTGCCTTGTAGTGAATTTATTACATTCTTTAGGTTTTCAATGAACTGTCCAAAGTAATTTATTGTATCGCTTATTGAGTCTTTTCCTTGTGATTCAATCTTTATGGTTAGGTCTCCTTCTTTTACTTTTGGAATAACCTCATTAAGCTTTTCTATTTTTGATATGATTAATTTTTTAATTGTGAGTATCATGATGAATATAAATGTTATTATGAGTAGTATTATTATTGATATTGACATTAATTTAATATTATTGAACTCATTTGCAAATATATTGTTGTAATTCATTTGTATTGCTAAATACCAAGATGAAGATATAAGTCTTGTTATAGAAATTATATTATTATTGTAGCTAATATTGTAATTACTCTTTTTGTCATTTATTGCAGTGAGTAATGGGACTGTTATTTTTGTGTTGTTTTGCAATAGGTCATTTATTGATAATTTTATGGGTTTAAGTGTTTCTTCATTTTGTTCTCCAAAGATGTCTCCTTGATTATTAATTGCATATATTTTGAAGTAATGGGAACTTTTATATTGGAACCCCTTTTCTAGTAAAGATCTTTCTAGGAGCATAAATATATTTTGTCTTAATTGTCTTATGTGTTCTAATATGTCTATATATAGGATGATATATCCATCGCTATTTATAATAAGATCTTTTTTCAAGCTTGTATTTTTATTGTGTGCATTATTGAAATCGTTTTGTTCTTGTTGAGGTATCTTGTAAAACATTTGTATATATGCTTTATTATTTATTTTTGTTAAATCTTGACTTAATGTGAATGTATTATAGTGATTTGCATGATTACTTGCTTTAGCTTTTTTTAAATCTATGTAAGTATTTAATCTTCTATCATTGCTTGAGTATAATATTTTTCCGTTTTTGTTTATGTATTCTATTATTTTTATGTAGGATGGGAAAGAACTTAACTGATCAGTAGAGATTGTGTTTTTTAAATTTTCTTTTTTTTGTGTTTTAAGATTCTGATTATGATTTTTAACAAAATCATCAATAGCGATTAACATGTTTCTTGTATCTCTAGAGAAGCTTTTTGTCATTATATTATTGACGAATTTTGTAAAGCTTTGAAGTTCTTTTGTTATTATTTTCCTGTATCCGTTATTTAATAGTAGGAAAATACTCATAGCAATAATTATTGTATAGACTACAATAACAATATTAAACTTGTAAAAAAGACTAGAACTAGAATGATTTCTTTTCACTTGAAGCCTCACAAAACTTTTTATAAAATATTACAACTAACTAGTATTATATATGTTTTATTATATAATTATATACGTATATTAGAATAATAAAATGCATATTTTTATTAAATATTTATGTAGTAATTTAATTTAGCTTGAAACTTTGTTTTTATGGATTTGATTTTGGAGAAGTTTTTTTATGGATGAGGATTTGGTAAATGTTAAATTAAAAAATATGAGATTTTTTTTATATCTTGTACTTTTTATTTTTATTTGCTTTAGTATATTATTTTTAGGTCAAGCTTATTTAAACTATAAAGACGGATATTTGGAGCGTATTGAATCTGATTTTAAATTATTTTCAAATAATGTGGCTTTGCAGATTAGAAGTAAGTATAATAATGCTGTTGGTGTTTTAAGAGAGTTCGTTAAGAATAGTGAAGCTTTAAATAGTTTACGTAAGATTTCAGATAATTTTATTTCAAGTGTTGACTTGCGATTCATGCATGATTTGAATGCAAATATTGATTTGTTTTTAAATTCTGAGGGATTTAATGAGGTAATAAAAATTTTTCAGCATTTACCCTTTGCAGGAAATTCTTTAGAAGGGGTTTTCTACATTCCTGTTGGGCAAAATGTTTTGATTTCAAATAAAGACTTTTCTTTCTTAGGTATAAATAACATTCTTGAAGATCCGATTTACTATGTTCCTAAAAGTAAGCATGTTGTGTATTATTCAAATTATAAGAGAATAGCAAATAAGCTCTATTCTGTTGTTAGTATGCCTGTTATGAATACTAATTCTTCAGTAAGGGGTGTGATTTGTTTTTTAGTTTATTTTGACGATTTGTTTATTAATATTGCAAATCAGTTTAATTCTTATTTTAAATCTCACAATTCAAATTATGAATTTTTTTTGATTGATAGAGAGTTTAAGCCTTTATTTTTAAGTCTTAATGATTTAAATACTAATAATTTTGCTACAAACTATACAAATAGTGTTTTAAGCAGTGTTATAAGTCATATTAAGAAAAATTCCAATATTTCTAAGTATGTTTTAGAGCATAAAAAAAAGTATTATGTTTTAAGTAGTTTCCAGATTGATCAAAACGGATTTCAAGGTATTCTTTTGAATATGGAGTATCTTCCTCTTAGATTTCAATCTAATGCAATTTTTTTCTTGGGATTTATATTTTTTTCTTGTTTAGTTATATTTTATCTTTGCAATAAGCTCATTTTTCCCTTTATTGAAGATTTTAGAATGCTTATTAAGTATAAAAAGGCAAAAGAGGATATTCTGAGTTTTGAACCTATTTTAGAAGTTAAGTATAAATCTTTTATTTTTTCTTATATTGGTGCTGAATTTGATAATTTTTTTACAAAATCCACTCAGACTATCAATAGTATGAGTGGCTATGTACAAGATTTGAAGAAGTGTTTAAGTGAGATAAGTATGTCTGAAGAGGTTATGGATAAGATTCATAATAGTCTTGTTACTTATGATAATATAGGTGATGCTTGTTCTAAGTTTGAGAAATCAATTATGAATATTTTAAAAGACTTTGAGTCTATATCTGGACCAATTAGTGAGCATAATAAAAATATATTAGATATTTCTACGAAGTTTGAAGAAAATGCTATTGCTTTTTATGGAATAGATAAAAATTTAGAGATTTTTGATAAAGTTGTTACATCAAATTCTACAAGTATTAATAGTGTAAAGAGTAAGGTTTTTGAATTGAGTTCTATTTTTGAAAGTGTTAACAAAAATTTTTCTGAGCTTTTATCTCAAACTAATAATCTTCAAAGTGCAAATAAGCTTTTGGTGTTAATATCGGCTCAGACTAATATGCTTGCAATGAATGCAGCCATTGAGGCAGCCAAAGCTGGAGATGCCGGTAAAAGTTTTGCTGTTGTTGCAGAGGAAATTAGAAAGCTTGCTATTAATTCTGGAAAGTATTCTACAACTATTAAGGATGAACTTAAGATGGTTAATAATATCATTTCAGTTATAAGCTCCGAGATTGATTCTATTTATAAGGATTTTATGGATGTTCAGGATAATATTGATAATAACTCTTCTCAACATGAGAAGATTAATATTACTCTTGCTAAGCATGTAAGAGAAATTGAAGAGTTTAAAAATAAGTATTTATCTCACGATATTAAGATTAAAGATGCTAAGAATATGTGTAAGGAGATATTTAATAGTTATTTTGTTATTAAGAGAAAGTTTAATAATTTAAATAATTATTTAGGTGAGTTTGAGTTTTCTAGAATGAGTTTAGAGGCTTTAGAACCTTTGCGTGAGCATATGGTGTTTGTTAATGAATATAGAGAAAAAATTGCTAATATGAAAAATATTGTTGGAAATATTGATAATGGATTTTGGGATGTATAACCTAATTTTTGTTACTAAATCCGATATAAAGGACTTCTTCTTCAATTGAAAAGCCTGTTTTTATTTTCACTTCCGTTTTTACCCTTTCAATTAAGGTTTTTATATCTTTAGAACTTGCTTTATTATTATTGATAATAAAGTTGCCGTGGTATTTTGATACTGATGCTCCTCCAATTTTTAGTCCTTTTAAGTTGCATTCTTCGATTATTTCCCCAGTAGGTTTGAGAAAATTTTGATTATTTTTAAATGTACTACCGCTACTTGGAAATAGATAGTGACCTTTGTCTATTCGTTTTTGCTTGTTTTGTTTCATGATCTCTTCAATATGCTTTTTATTGCCTTTTCTTAGGTTAAGAGTTGCTTTTAATATTATAATGTTTTTGTTTTGAAATGGGGAAAATTTGTATGAAAATTCATTTCTCTCAAATTTTTTGCAGGTAGTTTTTCCATTTTCATCTATAAACACAATCTGATCTAGTATTGCAGATATTTCACTTCCAAAACATCTGGCATTCATCCAAATTGCACCTCCAAGTGTTCCAGGGAGTCCGTATATAAACTCTAATCCGCTTAATTCATTTTTCAGTGCAATATGACATAGGGCTTCAAAATTGGTACCACATTCAGCAGTAATTTGATTATTTTTAAGTTCAACTTTACTTAAGTTTCCAGTATAAATTATAGGAAAATCAATTTCTACTTCATCATTTATTAATAGATTGGAGCCTCCTCCTAAAACAAATATTTTGACTTTTTCTTCTATTGCTGCTTGAAAGATATTTTCTGTATCTTTGATTGTTTTAGGTGCTAAGAATAATTTGGAAATGCCCCCTATTTTATAGGTTGTATAGTTTGTAAGATTTTCTGTTTTAGGCTTAATATTGATTTTCTTGAGAAAATTATTTATGTTTTTAAACATGTTTTTAATTGTATATTGGATTTTTGCTTTTTTCAAAATTGAGGTAAATTTTTTCAGATTATGTGAATTTTGTTAATCAATTTGTCAAATTTCTTTAAATATAATAAACTTGTATGGTAAGTTATGTAGAGATTATATTAAAGTTTAATTTTTGTTTTTTTGATCTCTAGAATTAATTTTTTCATGGAACATATGCTTCTTAGGTTATATAATACAAAAACAAGAAATTTATCTGAAGTAAAAAATTTTGGTGATACTAAAGTTTATGCTTGTGGTCCGACTGTTTATAATTATGCTCATATAGGTAATCTTAGGACATATATTTTTGAAGATCTACTTGTTAAATCATTAAGATTGTTAGAATATAATGTTCGTT harbors:
- a CDS encoding CPBP family intramembrane glutamic endopeptidase; this encodes MILLNNGKYPVKYVFLELFLVYFIVTRLLSIYGLNVDLWNFSENHYYYWIYSTFLILFILHFSRLTSSYNFRDEFFIPEFRPIFVWQSFLIFIGIMICIFFPLIILYFFLFYFLPESFQFWVNASGPSFVWSISNKQALFLMVITSLFTGGVEELFFRAFIITKLKQAGVASLIASFISSVIFGYGHFYYGFIGFVFAFIFGGILSYIYLIYKNIYYSIFFHSFYNIFVSFLLFLLN
- the argS gene encoding arginine--tRNA ligase; translation: MISEIKKDLEDKISKTIKDLALKQKIQLEKINIIMQKPPKSELGDLSILTFEFSKILGLNISVITEEIIKQLGNKYETKSMGPYLNIKFNRTEYIKNTIKKVNEQQEKYGISNALQNKKIIIEFSSPNTNKPLHIGHLRNNIIGESLSRILKAAGGQVTKINMINDRGTHICKSMLAYKKFGNNTTPELSLKKGDHLIGDFYVKYNEYAKDNKIVAEEEIQQLLCKWEAKDENTIQLWQKLNKWAIEGINETYTLTNITFDKTYLESEIFKIGRKIVLKGLENGLCYKRKDGAICIDIPTEKNEITEQKFKQKVLLRANGTSIYLTQDLGNIVVRKNEFNFDEMIYVVGNEQIHHFKNLFLIADKLGITKESNLMHLSYGMVNLPEGKMKSREGKIIDADNLIHDLIELTMSEIKKKKYLDKQNYQNTALNISLGAIHYYLLKIAIHKDVLFNKEESLSFIGNSGPYIQYVGARINSILEKYKELNLPSKNINFDVLENEKEWEIIKIISELEEHIIKASKDLNPSVIANYSYLLAKSFNTYYQDTKIIDRNNIELTNARIDLSKAALQTIKNCMNLLNIPYMQKM
- a CDS encoding ComEC/Rec2 family competence protein; the encoded protein is MILLFIISSLNLLTRYYLRLNSIYLNLILILVFIIKKNAHLTLTFIISTGLLIVFEISLNFKRLKNDFYQITNITYLEKYSNTRIESIDGFGQKYKLTFKNIEDKYQIGDIIKIQNNKIQLIKRPLLVKLKAKYNKKINRFLNTTSTKYSHFSKAVLTNNKLGITKYENNLFQKAGISHILVVSGLHFYLTYIIFYHLLYKIKNEKLKYFILSTILFNYLILTGFSPSALRAFIMIETLIIYKLTYGKINLLSTLSISFIINSIFLPHTLNSVGFKLSYLAVLGISISLEIKKRYNLNALISSIFTIFLIQITTAPILYTNNLNLQPISIISNLIVTPLILVFLIIKILSLGAYAINTHLFLFFDLINIYIFKTIKGTAILFSKFPVIQNHNIGIFLVLSILTIFYIIYKLEQERDTEIKV
- a CDS encoding AMP-dependent synthetase/ligase, translating into MVDTIPKRFNEVVRLYGDLDIFIYKENESIDFKKQTYSSFWNEVRSIGSGLLHYGIKKGDKITLISDSRREWLIIDIAVMSLGGIDVPKGNDSSEDELAYIINHSESSFVFVENDKQLQKIIAKKHDLKFVKYVVVINDNRLYEDKLENMKIISYKKLLSVGDDFLKDNPSMFDSELEKVSDKDIATIIYTSGTTGLPKGVVLRHESFIFQLDRIYDYLPILLPGKIMISVLPLWHSFERICEYIVALHGISVAYSKPIGPILLKDFAILNPHSIISVPRIWEGIRLAIIKKVSESFFKRVLFNFFLKTGIFYVKLKERFLGLVPVYKKPNFLIAFFMKFIYLAGLILMFPFKLLGYVLVFRKINKALGKRFEFGISGGGALLEYVDYFFKAVGILVLEGYGLTETGPVLSVRRLKHPVTKTVGPLFPDIEYRIVDSDGNDLSYGEKGELWVRSPQIMSGYFKDEAKTDEVLTKDGWLKTGDLVYATINDEISVVGRSKDTIVLKSGENIEPEPIERALSKSLFIDNVMVIGQDQKFLGAIIVPNFEHLGKWAKTNGILFASHDDLLSNKSVNNLYSKCVSDIVNSKSGFKNFEKIVGFILSKDAFVVGEELTNTLKLKRYYIYKKYHNKIMTLFNKDNV
- the rsmA gene encoding 16S rRNA (adenine(1518)-N(6)/adenine(1519)-N(6))-dimethyltransferase RsmA, which codes for MNINYNSINSIKLALKSKNIAPRKIWGQNYLINEQIREKIVDSLEIKKNEKIWEIGPGLGAMTTILLKKTNFLTAFEIDPKYSEILNEQFGKFKNFKLTEGNFLKTYKREEQNINKIFSNLPYNIASKVISVLIEDEILKHMVFTVQKELANRMLAKKGNKNYSSFTVLVQSHFNVIKIMDIDKKNFYPIPKVQSTTLKLIPCKGDIKDFKAFNKLIRTVFTSRRKKLKNTIINFVKDKSILQNDFLKKFLDKRPEEISVKEFIIISNKLTTDHQSTC